One window of Luteitalea sp. genomic DNA carries:
- a CDS encoding PQQ-binding-like beta-propeller repeat protein, with protein MLADLDLGNVRRRLLLWANRNAFYYVLDRETGDYLHGTPFARQNWAVRLDQAGRPQVRPDARPSEQGPLVYPGVTGGTNWWSPSFSPETRLVYVPVLERPNLFFQDDAPWVQGELFLGGATQQVPHLPWYKAVRALDALDGALKWEYRLPEDDKGDMGGVLSTAGGLVFAGNNTIFYALDAHTGRELWSSSLGGRIIAAPVTFEVDGRQMVTIAAGQTLFTFSLPEQLP; from the coding sequence ATGTTGGCCGATCTCGACCTGGGAAACGTGAGACGACGTCTCCTGCTCTGGGCCAATCGAAACGCCTTCTACTACGTGCTCGATCGCGAGACGGGCGACTATCTGCACGGGACGCCGTTTGCGAGGCAGAACTGGGCCGTGCGCCTCGATCAAGCTGGGCGTCCGCAGGTACGGCCGGACGCACGGCCAAGCGAGCAAGGCCCCCTCGTGTATCCGGGCGTCACGGGCGGCACCAACTGGTGGTCGCCGTCGTTCAGCCCGGAGACCCGTCTCGTCTATGTGCCGGTGCTCGAGCGCCCGAACCTGTTCTTCCAGGACGACGCGCCATGGGTCCAGGGCGAGCTGTTCCTGGGCGGCGCCACCCAGCAGGTGCCGCACCTGCCGTGGTACAAGGCAGTGCGGGCTCTCGACGCGCTCGATGGTGCGCTGAAGTGGGAGTACCGCTTGCCAGAGGACGACAAGGGCGATATGGGTGGGGTGCTCTCGACCGCCGGAGGCCTGGTCTTCGCCGGCAACAACACGATCTTCTACGCGCTCGACGCCCACACGGGCCGCGAGCTCTGGAGCTCGTCGCTCGGCGGGCGGATTATCGCGGCGCCCGTCACCTTCGAGGTCGACGGCCGACAAATGGTCACCATCGCCGCGGGCCAAACGCTGTTTACGTTCTCCCTACCGGAGCAGCTCCCTTGA